One region of Anthonomus grandis grandis chromosome 22, icAntGran1.3, whole genome shotgun sequence genomic DNA includes:
- the LOC126748459 gene encoding uncharacterized protein LOC126748459 codes for MDVILKDFEPEESSSDSESDTEDGGNNSDGDPDDVVFLANLINGQRWKPVNGDRLTFDTFPNNTGVNPAIAVELAGNHVDFLNYFINDDIINLFVTETNRFASQKIIGITNSGNQTGKERIVKWVDTDPLEMRKFLRIIIWMGLLQVPQLRDYWSKGLLYQNNIPKIMSRNRFENILSMFHTCDNESPRDMDNRLY; via the exons ATGGATGTGATCCTGAAAG ATTTTGAGCCGGAGGAGAGCAGCTCTGATTCAGAATCTGATACTGAAGATGGAGGAAATAATTCGGATGGAGATCCGGATGATGTTGTTTTTTTAGCGAATCTTATAAATGGCCAGAGATGGAAGCCTGTAAATGGAGACCGTTTAACATTCGATACATTTCCGAACAACACAGGAGTAAATCCCGCCATAGCTGTTGAGTTAGCTGGAAATCATGtggattttttaaactatttcaTAAATGACGATATAATAAATCTGTTTGTTACGGAAACCAACAGATTTGCTTCACAAAAAATTATCGGCATTACAAACTCCGGCAATCAGACGGGTAAAGAAAGAATTGTAAAGTGGGTTGATACCGATCCTTTGGAAATGCGTAAATTTTTACGAATTATTATTTGGATGGGCTTACTTCAAGTACCACAACTAAGGGATTATTGGTCTAAGGGTCTCCtgtatcaaaataatattcctaaaataatGAGCCGAAATAGATTCGAAAACATATTAAGCATGTTTCATACTTGTGATAACGAAAGTCCAAGAGATATGGATAATCGCCTTTATTAG